One part of the Mytilus trossulus isolate FHL-02 chromosome 11, PNRI_Mtr1.1.1.hap1, whole genome shotgun sequence genome encodes these proteins:
- the LOC134691692 gene encoding uncharacterized protein LOC134691692, which yields MNRQAKHESNADDKNPVGIKKTTYWEIYGVKRFPYPGKRKFAPLLNQSLGGGMVISNDVFGLTISQFERMYKSCLETRKTKEQWILNLRYPDKSSGEYLEYLENCTDCSNDHLRWIDPKEKYMYELLVQTVGSEIDIRTRQRLFIIQDMIYNVCTPPITQISSGSLSEGFDLPGSDIDIMYVCHHLDVVQNVSNIKHPNYCDTFVMETAINHPGFTRLRLVAKADEKSVCNLRCFNCPPGTCTGNNYYLHVNAFLNSLKALFNSQVFVHGPCMSNEDQTMDIAYCIRSKYLPQNAIPWASRHRSQWPPSFLIDRIINYGCLLVPIGPNTVSGDSLWRVSFSMAEKLLVHSFNFTQLLCYGLLKLALKRIVNTNTDIKELLCSYFLKTALFWVSEELDIEIFKLSKLYYCFSLCLDKLISWVNKCYCPNYFIPEHNMFIGKINQSNNKILLCVLESIQFGGIAGLTTSVVPPDKESHCVLSTNRESPSITLDFLFYRVNTFYWEFPIDLSSCYKRLVSTKSLLNFTSSLFLSDACKYHYANINQMAAQLLPSPNTLNNKNNKHKRYHKHLQDGIKTDAVSGWLLYASFYYVTGQFNITLRLTDFVLSRCSPIMVFHCDLPSCGHRNMYKQNIHSSMTLNDRMRMAIIRNVRFCKDSSLIPGELRLEVERTMIKIPPVVMLHCLRFLCYHHLGDIINREKSLRDLYTTVKYKYLIQSAHLSDSIIIVGVCYEISGDKDTAYQCYEEALKENDDKSSTAQIRKSKLEGSYCGL from the exons ATGAATAGACAGGCCAAACACGAAAGTAATGCTGATGACAAAAACCCAGTTGGCATCAAGAAAACTACGTACTGGGAAATTTACGGAGTAAAACGTTTTCCGTACCCTGGAAAGCGTAAGTTTGCACCTTTACTTAACCAATCTTTAGGTGGAGGAATGGTGATCTCAAATGACGTGTTTGGACTAACAATCAGTCAATTTGAACGAATGTATAAATCCTGTTTGGAAACTAGGAAAACAAAAGAACAGTGGATACTGAACCTTAGATATCCAGACAAATCTTCAGGAGAATATCTGGAATACTTAGAGAATTGTACAGACTGTAGTAACG atcacTTGCGCTGGATTGATCCGAAGGAGAAATATATGTACGAACTCCTAGTACAAACAGTTGGTAGTGAAATAGATATACGAACGAGACAACGACTATTTATCATACAGGATATGATCTACAATGTTTGTACGCCTCCTATTACACAAATATCTAGTGGAAGTTTATCAGAAGGATTTGATTTACCAGGCAGTGACATAGATATAATGTACGTATGTCATCATTTAGACGTTGTGCAGAATGTAAGCAACATTAAACATCCAAATTATTGTGATACATTCGTTATGGAGACAGCTATTAATCATCCTGGATTCACTAGACTCAGATTGGTAGCAAAAGCGGATGAGAAATCTGTTTGTAATTTACGATGTTTCAATTGTCCACCAGGTACATGCACCGGAAATAACTATTATCTACATGTGAACgcttttttaaattctttaaaggCTTTATTTAATTCACAGGTATTTGTACACGGTCCATGCATGTCAAATGAAGATCAAACGATGGACATCGCATACTGCATACGGAGTAAATATCTACCTCAAAACGCAATTCCATGGGCATCTCGTCATCGATCCCAATGGCCACCTAGTTTTTTAATTGACAGGATCATAAATTATGGATGCTTATTAGTACCTATAGGACCTAACACTGTTTCAGGTGATAGTTTATGGAGAGTGTCGTTCTCTATGGCAGAAAAACTTCTAGTGCATTCGTTTAATTTTACTCAACTCTTATGTTACGGTTTACTTAAATTAGCATTAAAGCGTATAGTTAACACGAATACTGATATCAAAGAGTTGCTGTGTTCCTACTTCCTGAAGACGGCTTTATTCTGGGTCTCAGAGGAGTTGGATatcgaaatatttaaattatctaaattgtactattgtttttctctcTGTCTTGATAAATTAATATCATGGGTAAACAAATGTTACTGTCCGAACTATTTCATACCTGAACACAATATGTTCATAGGAAAGATTAATCAGAGTAACAATAAGATACTACTTTGTGTACTTGAGAGTATTCAGTTTGGAGGGATTGCTGGGTTGACAACTAGTGTAGTTCCGCCTGACAAGGAAAGTCACTGTGTATTAAGTACAAATAGAGAATCTCCGTCCATCACATTAGACTTCCTATTTTACAGGgttaatacattttattggGAATTTCCAATTGACCTTTCAAGTTGTTATAAAAGACTTGTATCTACTAAATCTCTACTAAATTTTACATCATCTTTATTTTTGAGTGATGCATGTAAATATCATTATGCAAACATCAATCAAATGGCAGCACAACTTCTACCATCGCCAAAcacattaaataacaaaaacaacaaacacaaaCGTTATCATAAACATTTGCAGGATGGAATCAAGACAGATGCTGTTTCGGGTTGGTTGTTATACGCGTCGTTTTATTATGTAACGGGACAGTTCAATATAACTCTAAGACTTACAGATTTTGTTCTCTCCAGATGTTCACCTATTATGGTGTTTCATTGCGATCTACCTTCTTGTGGACATAGAAACatgtacaaacaaaatattcattctTCAATGACTTTAAATGACAGGATGAGAATGGCTATTATAAGAAATGTTAGGTTCTGTAAGGACTCATCATTAATACCAGGAGAACTAAGACTAGAGGTTGAAAgaacaatgataaaaataccGCCTGTTGTAATGTTACACTGCCTTAGATTTTTATGCTATCATCATCTTGGTGATATCATCAACAGAGAAAAGTCTTTACGTGATTTATATACcacagtaaaatataaatatttaattcaatcaGCACATTTATCTGATTCAATAATAATAGTTGGAGTATGCTATGAGATATCGGGTGATAAAGACACAGCCTATCAGTGCTACGAGGAAGCTTTGAAAGAAAACGATGACAAATCTAGTACCGCACaaataagaaaatcaaaattagaAGGCAGCTATTGTGGACTTTGA